The window CTCGGTACGGATGACGAACTTAACCTCAACCGGCTGGCCGTCGAAGTACCAGAAGCCGTCATCCTTCTTCTCGAGGGTGTGGCCGGCGGCGGCGACCTGCTGGGCGGCCTCCTGCATGGCGTCGCTTATCATCTTGAGGGCGAGGTCCTCGTTACCGTCGGCGGTGAGGTGGAGTGCATCGTAAACCGGGGTGAAGTACTTGGCGGCCGGGTCGCTCGGGGTGATACCGCTGAGGGCCGGGGCACCGCTACCCTGGTAGATGTTCTGGATGATGTAGTTCCTGCTGATGAGCCAGTTCATGGCGAACCTAACTTCCCTGATGGCGAACGGGTTGAAGTAAACGTTGTCACCAACGGTGACGATCGGGGCGTCCTGGTCGGGGTCCTTGTACGGGTTGATGCTCAGCTCGACGGAGGAGCTGGCGCTCTTGTAGAGGTTGAGGTTGGCGAGAACATCGCTTCCAAGACCCTGGTACTTGTTGGCACCGAAGGCGAAGAGACCAATGTCGAACTCACCCTTGGCGACCTGGAGAATTATGGTCTCCTCGTTCTGGACACCCTGGTACTCGATAACGTCGGCATAACCATCCTTCGGGAGCTTGGGATCATCATTGAAAACGTTCCTCTTTCCATTAAACTTCTCAAGTTTGAGGTAAAGGTTCTCGGGAGAGTACATCGAGAGGATGTACGGACCGTTGCTGATGACAAAGTGACCGTACTTGAGGTACCACTGGAGGTCTGCCTTAAAGCGGGCCTTGGCCTCGTCGCTGTTCAGCGGTATGTCCTTCGGGGTATAGTCCGCCGCGCTAACCGGGTGGATGGCAAACAAACTAAACAACATCAAGCCCATAATAAACAATCCCAAAGCCTTCTTCATACTCCACTGCCTCCTTCACTTTTTGGCAATATTGCCATATGTGGTGTATAATGGCATGAGGATATACATTGAAAGCCTATTTAAGGGTTACGTTCTTGTAAAAGTAACGCCGGTGAAAACAAGAGGACATGGAGCCAATCAGCCTCAATACAGCTATTACACGGCCTCGCGCCAATTGTGCCATCGCACACCCACGTACTACCCCTAAAAAACATCAAATCAGACAAAATTTCTAAAGAAGATCACACAAACGTGGAGAAAGCCCAAAAAATCGTTAGCCGCCTTTTTGAAGGACACCCCATCCCAGAGAGAGGCAAAAAACTTAAAATGCCAAAGCATCCACCCCCAAGCGGGCACTATGTACGACCTAGTTCTGAAAGGGAAGTTCCTGACGGGTGGGAAACTGATAGAAGGAAGTATAGGGGTTTCTGACGGCAAGATTCTGCGCGTCTCAACGGGCGAGCTGAAGGGAGAAGAAACCATTCAAATTGGTCGTGGAAAGGTCATACTCCCGGGCTTGATAGACGTACACGTCCACCTAAGGGATTTTGACCAAAGAAAAAAAGAAACTGTCGAAACTGGCACGATGGCGGCGGTTCACGGGGGAATAACCACGGTCTTCGACATGCCCAACACCCAGCCGCCCGTCTTGGACGTTAAGACGTTTGAACGGAGGAAAGCACTGTTTGAGAGGACCGCATACGCTGACTACGCCCTGAGCTTTCTGATAAGAAACAACTGCGGGGATGCTGTGAAGGCCGGTGCGGACTTCTACAAAATCTTCATGGGGGCCTCAACGGGGGGAGTCTTTTCAGAGGATTTTGAAGGGGATTACTCCTGCGCCCCTGGGATCGTAAGCGTCCACGCGGAGGACACCGAAATTATCGCCCAAAATCCTGAAAGACCGCCGGAAGCCGAAATCAGAGCAATAAAAAGGGCATTGAACGCGGCGGAAAAGCTGAGGAAGCCCCTCAACATCTGCCACGTATCGACTGCCGATGGAATTTGGGCGATACTGCAGAGAAACCTTCCGTGGGTAAGCTTCGAGGTTACTCCCCACCATCTCTTTCTGACGAGAAAGGACTTCGAGGGGAACCCGCTCCTCAAGGTTTATCCTCCGCTGAGGGATGAAAAACATAGGAGGGCGCTCTGGGAGAACTTTTCCCGCATTCCACTCATAGCCAGTGACCACGCACCCCACACGCCGGAGGACAAGGAATCGGGGGCGGCCGGGATACCCGGACTGGAAACCGAGGTGGCCCTTCTTCTGGACGCGGTGAACAGGGGGATGCTCGAGCTTTCCGACATCGTTGAGAAGATGCACACAAATCCAGTTAAGATATTTGGAATAATGAACAAGGGTCTCGAAGTTGGCAAAGATGCCGACTTCACCGTGGTGGATCTCAAGAGGGAGTGGACGGTTAAACCGGATGACTTCTACACGAAGGCAAAATGGAGCCCGTGGGAAGGCAGAAAACTGAAAGGGAAGGTAGTGATAACCCTTCTCAGGGGAAGGATCGTTATGGAGGAGGATGAAATCCTAGAAAAGCCCCAGGGGGTTAGGATAAATGCTGGAAAGGGTAGCGCTTAGGGAAGTTTGGGACGTCGTCAGGGACGTCAAGGCATTCCGCTTCGATAAAAAGCTCGAATTCAATGCAGGACAGTTCATAATGACATGGCTCCCGGGAGTTGGGGAAAAGCCCTTCAGCCTGGCCTGGAACGACACGATAGTCGTCAAAAGGGTCGGTCCCTTCACCTCCAGGCTCTTCGAGCTGGGGGAGGGGGATTACCTCTGGATCAGGGGACCGTACGGCAGGGGCTTCGAACCAAAGGGGGAGAATGTCGCCCTCCTCGGCGGCGGCATAGGGATTCCACCACTCTACGCCTTCGCAAAACAGCACCGGCGCAGATTTGAGAGGATAACACTCCTCTACGGGGCAAGAAGCAGAGAGGAGCTGGCACTGATGGACATCGAGAACTACGTGGACGAAGTGGTAATCACGACCGATGACGGCTCGGCCGGAAGAAAGGGCTTTCCCACGGAGGTTCTCGCCGAGAGAAAGGGAGAGTTTGACCAAGTCTACGCCTGCGGCCCGGAGCCGATGCTGAGGGCAGCACTCAGGGTCATGAACTACAGGAACATCCAGATTTCCGCGGAGAGATACATGAAGTGCGGAATCGGCGTCTGTGGCTCCTGCAACCTCGGGAAGTACCTCGTCTGCAGGGACGGTCCAGTTTTCAATGGCCTCCAGATGAGGGGACTGCTCTGACCAGTGAGCTTTTTAAACCCCTTTTCTCAGCTCCGGCCGGTGAGAGAATGAAGAAGATGAGCTGGGAAGAGTTCGCGAGAAGCATGGGTGTGGAGCCCCAAATCCTTGAGAACAAAGAGGCGAGACTGTTAAAGAAGTTCGTGATGGATTTAAAGTTCCCCACTCACTGTCAGGGCTGTCAGGGACTGGATTTGAGCAACCCCAATCCCGTTCACCACCCCAGCTACGAGTTAACACCCGCGTGCAATCACGACTGTATCTTCTGCTACTCCAATGTTGCCGTAAAGCTCAGGAAGGCGCCCAAACCCGGCTACTACGGCTGGAACAGGCCGTACGCAATAACTGTGTCACAGTATGGAGAGCCCCTCATGAGCCCGCGCATAGTCGAGGTCAACAGAATGCTCAGGGAAAGGTTTCCGGAGGCGAGGCTCGACCTTCAGACCAACGGCTCCCTGCTGACGGAAGAACTGTGGAGTAAACTCGACTTCGACCTGGTCATGATAAGCCTTGATGCGGCAAGCAGGGAGAAGCATTTGATGATAACCAACGCCGACACCTTTGAAAACGTCGTGAATGCGCTTAGAATAGTCGGCTCAGATAAAAGCGTCCGCTCGATCGTCAGGACGATATTCATGCCGGGCATTAACGACGAGGATATACCAAAGATAGCGGAACTCGCCGCCTCGCTTGGTGTGGACGAGATGATGCTCCAGCCACTCACGATTCACGAGCTGAACGTTGAGAGGCTTAAAAAAGCAGGACTGGATTTTGAGAGGGCGGAGAGCATAAGGGAATATCTGAAAACGGCGATGGAGGCGAAGAAGTACATAGACGTCCGTATAAGCGGCTGCCAGCTGGCGATATACAGAACCATGGATCCGCTGACGCTCTTCAGTGCGAGGCGCGTTGCCAGGGACGTCGCCCCGATAGTAAAGAGGAAGCGGGCGGAGATAGAGGAAACCTGCGACGGAGCGTTCAGACTCAGCGTCGAAGGGCTAAGCCTAGAAGAGCTCGCCTCAACTCTGAGTGCCCTCAGGATTGGATACACGATGAAAAACGGCACCCTCAGGTTTAAGGATGGCAACGCGGAAGTTGTGGTCTTCAAAAACGGGAAGGTGCTGATAAAGGGCGTTGGAGAGGAGAAAGCGAGGGAGATTTACAGTAGATACTTCTAATAGCCCACATCAATCCCTACCCCTCTAAAAGGGAAGCGTTAAATATTTCCTCGCCCACTTTTTATAGCTGGGGATGGTTATGATACGCGAGATGCTGGCCTTCATATTTCTGACGGCGTTTCTCTTCATCAACCTATCCCTGATGCTGATGCGGGCCTTCGGAAGCCTGACGGGAATGGCCTGGAGGAAGGTTCTCCGCCTCGAGATTCCAGAGAACGAGAAGAAGGGCATCGAGAGGATTTACACGCTGGTGTGGATAGCCGTTGGAACCTGGGCGTTCTGGGAGCTCTGGGGGGCCAGCTGGAGCGCGGCACTCTTTGCCTTCCTCGCCTTCAGGAGCGGGGCCAACATAACCAGGACTCTAATCTACGGCCTCCACGACCAAAGAATCATAGAGGAGTACACCGAGGACAGCACGGTTCTGGGAATAATCGGAATGGCGACCAAGCTGTCAATACTGCTCGAAACTATCTTCGTCGTCGCCTTTGCCCTCGCCTACAAGGCGTTCTCGGTAACGCTCACCCCCAACGGGATGAGCGCAAACACGTTCATCCTCTCCATCTGGCTCTCCGGATTGGCCTTCGGTCTGCTCTTCGGCTGGTTCATCGCCAGAAACAACCGTGGGATACTGCTGAGGAACGCCATAGCTACGGTGGGCTTTTTCGTCACCCGGAAGGGCAAGAAAAAGACGGACGAGACCGTGAAGAAGGCGAAGGAAACCACGGAGAAGCTCAAGTCCAAGGTGCCAAAACTGCCCAGATAAAGCTTTTAAGAGCTTTCCCTTCCCTTCCAATCATGATCAAGTGCTCAATCTGCATCCACGACGAGAGGACGGCAAAGATAGACGTCATCGACGGGAAGTTCGTGTGCAGGGAGTGCCAGGTCTACATGAAGCACCCGGTAGACGCGGAGAAAATAAGAGGGAAACTTAAGGAGCTCATGAAGAGCGTGGATCGGGCCATCGTCGCCTACTCGGGCGGAAAGGACAGTACCGTGGCCCTCTATCTGGCAAAGGAGGTCTACAAGGTTCCCGAGCTCGAGGCGGTTATGATAGACCACGGGCTGATGGCAAGGGAGGCCATAGAGAACGCGGAAAGAACCGCCAAAGCGCTGGGCGTTCCGTTCAAGGTGCTCCGCTATGACTACTCCGACATCTTCCGCGAGGCCCTTTTGAAGGCCGAATCTCCCTGCAGACGCTGCTCCAAGAGAACGATGGAGAAGCTGAGGAAGTACGCGCTCAAAAACGGCTATAAGTACATCATCACCGGCCACGAGCTTCCATTTGGCCACCACCCGTATAGGCTCATGAGCGGTGGGGTAACCCAGATAAGACTCCTCTCCATGATGACCGAGAGGGAGAGGCTTGAAATCCTGGAGAGGCTCCCCTTCGAGTTCCCCGAGCTGCCTGGCTACACCACCAACTGCCTCGTCCTCGGTCCGGCCCTGGAGCGCTACTGGGAGAAGCACGGCCACAGCTTTGAGCACCGCAGAATAGCCGCCCTGGTTCGCTACGGCCTCATGAACCGGGAGAAGGCAGAGAGGGAAACCTCAAAGCCAACGGTATCCGAGGAACAGAAAAGATTTGTCTACCAGAAACTGGGACTGGATACACTCATCCAGGAGTGATACTTTAATTTCCGGGAAACCGTTGATCCATATTTTCTTCTTCTACCAGGTTAAAATTACTTGAGTTCGTAAATGTTTTAAAGAGTACACCGATGTCATTCCGGGTGGGATCATGACTAAAGTCAGGGGCGTTACCCATGTAATCATCAGGAACCTTCTCATTCTGCTCCTCGCCCTTCTCGTCGTTGGAACCGTTATAGCCGGCGGAGAACTGCGCATCGAACGGAACGACCTTGGCAGAGTTTACAAGTTCTACCAGAAAGACGGTGAAGTGGGCCTCGTAGACGCCATCAGCGGCTACTTCTCGGCCACGTGGAAGTTCCTGAGGGACCCACCGGAAGTAATGGGGACCAGTTTAAATGCCTTTGTGATCAAGAGCTTCGCCCTCCTTGTACTGACGGAGATCTTCCTCCTGGCATTCGGGCTTTTCCTCGGACTGAGGGCGGGCTACTACAGGGGGTGGGCCGATAAAGTCGTCTCGGTGCTCGCGCCAACGTTCTCGGCCATGCCCTCCTGGTTCATAGGCGTGGTGTTCCTGTTCCTCTTCTACTGGAAGCTCTCCCTGTTCCCCATCAACTTTGAGGACACCATAAACTGGGCCGAGGTACACGGGACGCTCTCAACGGGCACCTACCTGAAGGCCCTCGCACTGCCGGTGCTAACGCTCGTCTTCTCGAGCCTGTGGGAGTACGCCTTCAACGTCAGGAACATGATAGTGAACGAGCGCAGCAGTGACCACGTGCTCTACGACGTCGCGAGGGGACTGCCCGAGGGAAGGATAATGCGCAAGCTCCTCAGAACCGCTTTACCGGCGTTCCTGACATTCACGACGTACAACTTCCTGGAGATACTGACGGGGATGATGCTCATCGAGGTCATATTCAACATACACGGCCTCGGCTACCTGATGGCGATTTCCTTCGGCCTGACACGCATCGGGGACGGCTACGGCTTTGCCTACGCGCCGGAGATACTGTTCTTCGCAACGGCGGTTATGATGCTGTTCTACTTCATCAACGCCGTTGTCATGGAGGGTCTGTACCTCTACCTTGACCCGCGCTCAGGGGGGAGGGAACAATGAGAACCAGCGGACTCAAGCTGGGAGTGGCCATCATAGTGATATACACCATCGCAGCGTTCATGGCGCCGTACTTCGTGAACGAGGAGAAGATAGAGAACTGGTACAACGGCCTCTACTGGAAGGACAATCCCCGACTGGCCCCGCCTTCGTGGGTGAACCTCCTCGGAAAGAGCCTCCCCCCAACGGAGGAACTCTCTCCCATCAAAAACCAACCCGGCCTGCAGGTCTTTGAGTACGACTTCAGGTACTCAACGCCTCCACAGAACATAATCGTCAAGTTCAACCGAACCGAGGGAAGGCAGGTTGCCGTAACTGTGACGACACCATCAGGCGAGAACTACCTGTTTCACCCGGGAACCTCGGTGGATGAGATCTCACTCGCCTACCAGTGGCAGGTGCTGATGGAGATAGCCAACGACAGGGGTGTGGAGTTCAGAATGGAGGACACCGCCTTCAGGAGGGGTCTGAGGCCGCTGTTCTTCGTGAACCGGAGCGGAGAGGTCGTTCCGGAGCACGGGGTTTACACGATAACCGTTGAGGGAGCAATCAACTCGACGGTCAAAATAGTAGGAGCCACCTACGGCATCCTGGGAACCGACACCTACGGCAGGGACGTCGGGGCGGCTTTCCTGTGGGGGGCGAGGCAGACGGTGCTCCTGGTCTACCTCACGGCGGTC of the Thermococcus celericrescens genome contains:
- a CDS encoding ABC transporter permease subunit, whose product is MTKVRGVTHVIIRNLLILLLALLVVGTVIAGGELRIERNDLGRVYKFYQKDGEVGLVDAISGYFSATWKFLRDPPEVMGTSLNAFVIKSFALLVLTEIFLLAFGLFLGLRAGYYRGWADKVVSVLAPTFSAMPSWFIGVVFLFLFYWKLSLFPINFEDTINWAEVHGTLSTGTYLKALALPVLTLVFSSLWEYAFNVRNMIVNERSSDHVLYDVARGLPEGRIMRKLLRTALPAFLTFTTYNFLEILTGMMLIEVIFNIHGLGYLMAISFGLTRIGDGYGFAYAPEILFFATAVMMLFYFINAVVMEGLYLYLDPRSGGREQ
- a CDS encoding dihydroorotate dehydrogenase electron transfer subunit; translation: MLERVALREVWDVVRDVKAFRFDKKLEFNAGQFIMTWLPGVGEKPFSLAWNDTIVVKRVGPFTSRLFELGEGDYLWIRGPYGRGFEPKGENVALLGGGIGIPPLYAFAKQHRRRFERITLLYGARSREELALMDIENYVDEVVITTDDGSAGRKGFPTEVLAERKGEFDQVYACGPEPMLRAALRVMNYRNIQISAERYMKCGIGVCGSCNLGKYLVCRDGPVFNGLQMRGLL
- a CDS encoding DUF7411 family protein → MIKCSICIHDERTAKIDVIDGKFVCRECQVYMKHPVDAEKIRGKLKELMKSVDRAIVAYSGGKDSTVALYLAKEVYKVPELEAVMIDHGLMAREAIENAERTAKALGVPFKVLRYDYSDIFREALLKAESPCRRCSKRTMEKLRKYALKNGYKYIITGHELPFGHHPYRLMSGGVTQIRLLSMMTERERLEILERLPFEFPELPGYTTNCLVLGPALERYWEKHGHSFEHRRIAALVRYGLMNREKAERETSKPTVSEEQKRFVYQKLGLDTLIQE
- a CDS encoding dihydroorotase, whose amino-acid sequence is MYDLVLKGKFLTGGKLIEGSIGVSDGKILRVSTGELKGEETIQIGRGKVILPGLIDVHVHLRDFDQRKKETVETGTMAAVHGGITTVFDMPNTQPPVLDVKTFERRKALFERTAYADYALSFLIRNNCGDAVKAGADFYKIFMGASTGGVFSEDFEGDYSCAPGIVSVHAEDTEIIAQNPERPPEAEIRAIKRALNAAEKLRKPLNICHVSTADGIWAILQRNLPWVSFEVTPHHLFLTRKDFEGNPLLKVYPPLRDEKHRRALWENFSRIPLIASDHAPHTPEDKESGAAGIPGLETEVALLLDAVNRGMLELSDIVEKMHTNPVKIFGIMNKGLEVGKDADFTVVDLKREWTVKPDDFYTKAKWSPWEGRKLKGKVVITLLRGRIVMEEDEILEKPQGVRINAGKGSA
- a CDS encoding ABC transporter permease, with amino-acid sequence MRTSGLKLGVAIIVIYTIAAFMAPYFVNEEKIENWYNGLYWKDNPRLAPPSWVNLLGKSLPPTEELSPIKNQPGLQVFEYDFRYSTPPQNIIVKFNRTEGRQVAVTVTTPSGENYLFHPGTSVDEISLAYQWQVLMEIANDRGVEFRMEDTAFRRGLRPLFFVNRSGEVVPEHGVYTITVEGAINSTVKIVGATYGILGTDTYGRDVGAAFLWGARQTVLLVYLTAVVAVALGTLAGLAASLRGQAGTAVDSISKLSTIIPVIPLMIALIPLTGSVSYNARITIPVWAFVPALAFLLFGKIARNVGAIVRTELNKEYVAAAESLGADRRWVLRRHILRIVGPYSIYQLSLFAPKVIALVSILGFFRVAPGFNWGTMLGMVLSQNAIYSMAWWMILPIGMALVVFALAFVLINRELEERFLSRG